The Pseudofrankia inefficax genome window below encodes:
- a CDS encoding FdhF/YdeP family oxidoreductase, producing MARKAPVGDPADDPRAAHEPATWAAGVPGVAHALAQSWAQMGARRSLTTLRLLNQADGFDCPGCAWPDPDPGHRAHAEFCENGAKAVAEEATLRRVTPEFFAEHSLTDLAGRSGYWLGQQGRLVEPMLRRPGSDHYEPVGWDEAFDLVAAELTALDSPDEAVFYTSGRTSNEAAFLYQLFVRAYGTNNLPDCSNMCHESSGSALTETIGIGKGSVTLEDLENADLVLVVGQNPGTNHPRMLTSLEKVKRRGGSVVAVNPLPEASLMRFRNPQKPSGIVGAGTALADQFLRIRVNGDLALFQALSRRLLDAEDAAPGTVLDHDFLAAHTTGFAAFAAHLRALDEADVAASTGLAAAEIDELAARVLAAEKIIVCWAMGLTQHANAVATIREVVNFLLLRGNIGRPGAGVCPVRGHSNVQGDRTMGIWEKMPDAFLDRLGAEFGFAPPRHHGYDVVDAIRAMRDGRARVFVGLGGNFVSATPDSAVTEAAIRSCRLTVQISTKLNRSHAVTGAAALILPTLGRTERDVQAAGPQVVTVEDSMGSVHASRGTLPPAGPRLRSEASIIAGLAAATLSRRGQATAGHPDVDWAGLSGDYRRIRAHIANVVPGFDDYERKIAEPGGFLLPHPPRDAREFRTPSGRAVLTVNELTVLRVPPGHLLLQTVRSHDQYNTTIYGRDDRYRGIRNARRVVLVNPEDLASRGLADGAQVDLVSIWSDGVERRAPGFRVVAYPTAPGCAAAYFPETNVLVPLDSTAERSNTPTSKSLVVRLEPRGEP from the coding sequence GTGGCGCGCAAGGCACCGGTCGGAGACCCGGCGGACGACCCCAGGGCGGCGCACGAGCCCGCGACCTGGGCGGCCGGCGTCCCCGGGGTGGCCCACGCGCTGGCGCAGTCCTGGGCCCAGATGGGGGCGCGCCGCAGCCTGACGACGCTGCGCCTGCTCAACCAGGCCGACGGGTTCGACTGCCCCGGCTGCGCCTGGCCCGACCCGGACCCGGGGCACCGCGCCCACGCCGAGTTCTGCGAGAACGGCGCCAAGGCCGTCGCCGAGGAGGCGACGCTGCGCCGGGTCACCCCCGAGTTCTTCGCCGAGCACAGCCTGACCGACCTGGCCGGCCGGTCCGGCTACTGGCTCGGCCAGCAGGGCCGCCTCGTCGAGCCGATGCTGCGCCGGCCCGGGAGCGACCACTACGAGCCGGTGGGCTGGGACGAGGCGTTCGACCTGGTCGCCGCCGAGCTGACCGCCCTGGACAGCCCCGATGAGGCCGTCTTCTACACCTCCGGGCGGACCAGCAACGAGGCCGCGTTCCTCTACCAGCTGTTCGTCCGCGCCTACGGCACGAACAATCTCCCGGACTGCTCGAACATGTGCCACGAGTCCTCCGGCAGCGCGCTGACCGAGACGATCGGCATCGGCAAGGGCTCGGTGACCCTGGAGGACCTGGAGAACGCCGACCTTGTCCTCGTCGTCGGCCAGAACCCGGGCACCAACCACCCGCGGATGCTGACGTCACTGGAGAAGGTCAAGCGGCGCGGCGGGTCGGTCGTCGCCGTGAACCCGCTGCCCGAGGCGTCGCTGATGCGGTTTCGCAACCCGCAGAAGCCGTCCGGGATCGTCGGCGCCGGCACGGCGCTGGCCGACCAGTTCCTGCGGATCCGGGTCAACGGCGACCTCGCCCTGTTCCAGGCGCTGTCGCGCCGGCTGCTGGACGCCGAGGACGCGGCCCCGGGCACGGTGCTCGACCATGACTTCCTGGCCGCGCACACCACCGGGTTCGCCGCGTTCGCCGCCCACCTGCGGGCCCTGGACGAGGCCGACGTCGCCGCCTCGACGGGCCTGGCCGCCGCCGAGATCGACGAGCTGGCCGCCCGGGTGCTCGCCGCCGAGAAGATCATCGTCTGCTGGGCGATGGGCCTCACCCAGCACGCCAACGCCGTCGCGACCATCCGCGAGGTCGTCAACTTCCTGCTGCTGCGGGGCAACATCGGCCGGCCCGGCGCCGGCGTCTGCCCGGTGCGCGGGCATTCCAACGTCCAGGGTGACCGGACGATGGGCATCTGGGAGAAGATGCCCGACGCCTTCCTCGACCGGCTGGGCGCCGAGTTCGGCTTCGCGCCGCCGCGCCACCACGGGTACGACGTCGTCGACGCGATCCGGGCGATGCGCGACGGGCGGGCGCGGGTGTTCGTCGGCCTCGGCGGGAACTTCGTCTCCGCCACGCCGGACAGCGCCGTGACCGAGGCGGCGATCCGGTCCTGCCGGCTCACGGTCCAGATCTCGACCAAGCTCAACCGCTCGCACGCCGTCACCGGCGCGGCCGCGCTGATCCTGCCCACCCTCGGGCGCACCGAGCGTGACGTCCAGGCCGCCGGCCCGCAGGTGGTCACCGTCGAGGACTCGATGGGCTCCGTGCACGCCTCCCGGGGCACGCTCCCGCCCGCCGGCCCGAGGCTGCGGTCCGAGGCCTCGATCATCGCCGGCCTCGCGGCGGCGACGCTGTCCCGGCGCGGCCAGGCCACCGCCGGCCACCCGGACGTCGACTGGGCTGGGCTCTCCGGCGACTACCGCCGGATCCGGGCCCACATCGCGAACGTCGTCCCTGGCTTCGACGACTATGAGCGGAAGATCGCCGAGCCCGGCGGGTTCCTGCTGCCCCACCCGCCGCGCGACGCCCGCGAGTTCCGCACCCCGTCCGGCCGGGCGGTGCTCACGGTCAACGAGCTGACGGTGCTGCGGGTCCCGCCCGGCCACCTGCTGCTGCAGACGGTGCGCTCGCACGACCAGTACAACACCACGATCTACGGCCGCGACGACCGTTACCGCGGCATTCGCAACGCCCGCCGGGTGGTGCTGGTCAACCCCGAGGACCTGGCCAGCCGCGGCCTCGCCGACGGCGCCCAGGTCGACCTGGTCAGCATCTGGTCCGACGGCGTCGAACGGCGCGCGCCGGGCTTCCGCGTCGTCGCCTACCCCACCGCGCCCGGCTGCGCCGCCGCCTACTTCCCGGAGACCAACGTCCTGGTCCCGCTCGACTCGACCGCCGAACGCTCCAACACCCCGACGTCGAAGTCCCTGGTCGTCCGCCTCGAACCGCGCGGCGAGCCCTGA
- a CDS encoding GNAT family N-acetyltransferase, with product MTDATRARVHDDGRQQGGQAGGDDVLDNVIWTALTSRQAGFADRPGRVARAGQFQPEVAPFAAMAGGPGAWAWDDLAAVVGPGGVATLFFVEDAPPAGWTVLDRIGLVQMVATADFADAPEPAARPLGPADVPAMIELVERTKPGPFRSRTVELGSYLGVFEGDALVAMAGERLRAPGYTEISAVCTDPALRGQGLATRLMRAVAAGIRGRGETPFLHASALNTNAIRLYEHLGFVTRTVTNFQFVQAPALPEQRPAADDGPDYDEEDEPFVRRGECG from the coding sequence GTGACGGATGCCACCCGGGCGCGGGTGCACGACGACGGGCGCCAGCAGGGCGGCCAGGCCGGCGGCGACGACGTGCTGGACAACGTGATCTGGACGGCGCTGACCAGCCGGCAGGCGGGCTTCGCCGACCGACCCGGGCGGGTCGCGCGGGCCGGTCAGTTCCAGCCCGAGGTCGCGCCGTTCGCCGCGATGGCCGGTGGGCCGGGGGCGTGGGCCTGGGACGACCTGGCCGCCGTCGTCGGCCCGGGTGGGGTCGCGACGTTGTTCTTCGTCGAGGACGCACCGCCCGCCGGCTGGACCGTGCTGGACCGGATCGGGCTCGTCCAGATGGTCGCGACCGCGGACTTCGCCGACGCGCCCGAGCCCGCGGCCCGGCCGCTCGGCCCGGCCGACGTGCCCGCGATGATCGAGCTCGTGGAGCGCACCAAGCCGGGGCCGTTCCGGTCCCGCACCGTCGAGCTGGGCTCCTACCTCGGCGTCTTCGAGGGGGACGCGCTCGTCGCGATGGCGGGGGAGCGGCTGCGGGCGCCCGGCTACACCGAGATCAGCGCGGTCTGCACCGACCCGGCCCTGCGGGGCCAGGGCCTGGCCACCCGGCTGATGCGCGCGGTCGCCGCCGGGATCCGCGGCCGGGGCGAGACGCCGTTCCTGCACGCCTCCGCGCTGAACACCAACGCCATCCGGCTCTACGAGCACCTCGGCTTCGTCACCCGGACGGTCACCAACTTCCAGTTCGTCCAGGCGCCCGCTCTGCCCGAGCAGCGGCCCGCGGCGGACGACGGACCGGACTACGACGAGGAGGACGAGCCGTTCGTCCGCAGGGGCGAGTGCGGCTAG
- a CDS encoding nuclear transport factor 2 family protein, with protein MEIGDLCEIEALKQLKARYLRLVDEKKWDEWADVFTPDLDAWIADVPDERFHTREQFMEFIFRAIGAGLTVHHAHMPEIEITGPHTARGIWAMNDYVRFDGADGMLEIAGSGHYHEEYRKCDDGQWRICRLRITRLLGMVDELVRRGVVDQAAVTIPDSRAVGADEKLADR; from the coding sequence GTGGAGATCGGGGACCTCTGTGAGATCGAGGCGCTCAAGCAGCTCAAGGCGCGTTATCTGCGCCTCGTCGACGAGAAGAAATGGGACGAGTGGGCCGACGTTTTCACGCCCGATCTCGATGCGTGGATCGCGGACGTCCCGGACGAGCGGTTCCACACCCGTGAGCAGTTCATGGAGTTCATCTTCCGGGCCATCGGCGCGGGGCTGACCGTTCACCACGCCCACATGCCGGAAATCGAGATAACCGGGCCGCACACGGCGCGCGGAATCTGGGCGATGAACGACTACGTGCGGTTCGACGGCGCGGACGGAATGCTGGAGATCGCCGGAAGCGGCCATTACCACGAGGAATACCGCAAGTGCGACGACGGGCAGTGGCGCATCTGCCGGCTGCGGATCACCCGGCTGCTCGGGATGGTCGACGAGCTGGTCCGGCGCGGCGTCGTCGACCAGGCGGCCGTCACGATCCCCGACAGCCGCGCGGTCGGCGCCGACGAGAAGCTCGCGGATCGGTGA
- a CDS encoding serine hydrolase domain-containing protein: MVAAAVALVALLGAAACQGGAVASTPPPASGSPASGTPGQAPHQPGADWETVDPASVGLNPGVLADLAKTAETGKSNCLLVVRDGKIAGEWYFRGTNANTEQDVFSATKSVTSTLTGIAQDDGDLAITQPASTWIPAWRGTPSAAVTVRDLLSNDSGRQWSVGLDYGQLIKAKDKTAFAVGLGQAEAPGQVWAYNNSAIQTLDQVLRGATGQDPAAFAQQRLFTPLGMTHTSMSHDGAGNTEMFTGVHSTCRDLARFGQLALDHGTWHGKQIVSTDWLRAATGTSSTQLNAA, from the coding sequence GTGGTCGCGGCAGCTGTCGCCCTGGTAGCGCTGCTCGGCGCCGCCGCCTGCCAGGGCGGCGCGGTCGCGAGCACGCCACCCCCAGCCTCTGGCAGCCCGGCCTCCGGCACCCCAGGGCAGGCCCCGCACCAGCCGGGGGCCGACTGGGAGACCGTCGACCCGGCGTCCGTCGGTCTCAATCCGGGCGTCCTCGCCGACCTCGCGAAGACCGCCGAGACTGGCAAGTCGAACTGCCTGCTGGTGGTCCGCGACGGGAAGATCGCCGGCGAGTGGTACTTCCGGGGCACGAACGCGAACACCGAGCAGGACGTCTTCTCGGCGACGAAGTCGGTGACGAGCACCCTGACCGGCATCGCCCAGGATGACGGCGACCTGGCGATCACGCAGCCGGCGTCGACGTGGATCCCGGCCTGGCGGGGCACCCCGTCGGCGGCGGTCACGGTCCGCGACCTGCTGAGCAACGACTCCGGCCGCCAGTGGAGCGTCGGCCTCGACTACGGCCAGCTCATCAAGGCCAAGGACAAGACCGCGTTCGCCGTCGGCCTCGGCCAGGCCGAGGCGCCCGGCCAGGTCTGGGCCTACAACAACTCGGCGATCCAGACCCTGGACCAGGTGCTCCGGGGCGCGACCGGCCAGGACCCGGCGGCGTTCGCCCAGCAACGGCTGTTCACGCCACTCGGGATGACCCACACGTCGATGTCCCACGACGGCGCGGGCAACACCGAGATGTTCACCGGCGTGCACAGCACCTGCCGCGACCTGGCCCGGTTCGGGCAGCTGGCGCTCGACCACGGCACCTGGCACGGCAAGCAGATCGTCTCCACCGACTGGCTGCGCGCCGCGACCGGGACCTCGTCCACCCAGCTGAACGCCGCGTAA